The following proteins are encoded in a genomic region of Thermococcus pacificus:
- a CDS encoding M20 metallopeptidase family protein → MSLDPVSEAKKIEKEIIAWRRDFHMHPELGYEEERTSKIVEEHLRKWGYSIKRVGTGIIADIGEGGKTIALRADMDALPVQEENDVPYKSKIPGKMHACGHDAHTAMLLGAAKIIAEHREELNGRVRLIFQPAEEGGNGAVKMIEGGALEGVNAIFGFHVWMDLPSGVIGIRDGPFLAGAGIFGGKIIGKGGHGASPHETVDPIPIMAETVLAFQAIVSRNVPPIETGVVSVTSVHGGTAFNVIPEEVEFKGTFRFFKPEIGELIQRRMREILEGVTKAHGAKYELSIEELTPPTINSKEMANFARKVAEKYGLKYGDVPPTMGAEDFAFYLQKVHGAFLALGIRNEEKGIIYPHHHPKFDVDEEVLYLGTAMEVALAFEFLR, encoded by the coding sequence ATGAGCCTCGACCCCGTTTCTGAGGCCAAAAAGATTGAAAAGGAGATAATAGCCTGGCGCAGGGACTTCCACATGCATCCAGAGCTCGGTTACGAGGAGGAAAGAACTTCAAAGATTGTGGAAGAACACCTGCGCAAGTGGGGCTACTCGATCAAGCGCGTCGGGACGGGAATAATAGCGGACATTGGCGAGGGAGGGAAGACGATAGCCCTCCGCGCCGACATGGACGCTCTGCCCGTCCAGGAAGAGAACGACGTTCCATACAAATCGAAGATCCCGGGCAAGATGCACGCCTGCGGCCACGACGCCCACACGGCGATGCTTTTGGGGGCAGCAAAGATAATAGCCGAGCATAGAGAGGAACTCAACGGAAGGGTTAGGCTCATCTTCCAGCCTGCCGAAGAAGGCGGAAACGGAGCTGTTAAGATGATCGAGGGAGGGGCTTTAGAAGGAGTCAACGCCATCTTCGGCTTCCACGTCTGGATGGACCTGCCGAGCGGAGTGATAGGGATAAGGGACGGCCCCTTCCTGGCAGGGGCGGGAATATTCGGCGGAAAAATAATCGGAAAGGGCGGCCACGGTGCTTCCCCCCACGAGACAGTTGATCCAATTCCGATAATGGCCGAGACTGTCCTTGCCTTCCAAGCCATCGTGAGCAGGAACGTTCCGCCGATAGAGACGGGAGTTGTCAGCGTCACGAGCGTGCACGGCGGGACTGCTTTCAACGTCATCCCGGAGGAGGTCGAGTTCAAGGGCACTTTCCGCTTCTTCAAGCCCGAAATCGGCGAGCTCATCCAGAGGAGGATGCGCGAGATTCTGGAAGGCGTGACAAAGGCCCATGGAGCCAAGTACGAGCTGAGCATAGAGGAGCTAACTCCCCCGACGATAAACTCCAAGGAGATGGCCAATTTCGCGAGGAAAGTGGCAGAGAAGTACGGCCTCAAATACGGCGACGTCCCTCCGACGATGGGCGCCGAGGACTTCGCCTTCTACCTCCAGAAGGTTCATGGAGCATTCCTTGCCCTGGGAATCAGGAACGAGGAGAAGGGGATAATCTACCCCCACCACCATCCGAAGTTCGACGTGGATGAGGAGGTTCTCTACCTCGGCACCGCGATGGAAGTTGCCCTGGCCTTCGAGTTCCTCAGGTGA
- a CDS encoding phosphoglycolate phosphatase, with product MGRIKAISLDIDGTITYRDRTLSIDALKAIRLAERLGVPVMLVTGNSVPFAEAAAVFIGTSGPVIAEDGGALSLKGEGTMRKRVFLTDMDEEWILWSELKKRYPEAELSYSTMERKAGLVITRKVPVEAVRELIAELGLNLIAVDSGFAIHIKKPWINKGTGIEKACEFLGISPKEVAHVGDGENDLDAFRVVGYRVAIAQAPESLKEKADYVTEKPYGDGGAEAVMHILKKFGYLGEESLEK from the coding sequence ATGGGGAGGATTAAAGCAATATCGCTCGACATAGACGGCACGATAACCTATCGGGATAGAACGCTGAGTATAGATGCCCTCAAGGCTATAAGGCTCGCGGAAAGGCTGGGAGTTCCGGTTATGCTGGTTACCGGAAACTCGGTCCCCTTTGCCGAAGCTGCCGCCGTTTTCATAGGCACCAGCGGGCCGGTTATAGCTGAGGACGGTGGTGCGCTCTCCCTGAAGGGCGAGGGGACAATGAGAAAGCGCGTTTTTCTCACCGACATGGACGAGGAGTGGATTCTCTGGAGCGAGCTCAAAAAGCGCTATCCCGAGGCGGAGCTGAGCTACTCAACGATGGAGCGGAAAGCCGGCCTCGTGATAACGAGGAAGGTTCCCGTTGAGGCCGTGAGGGAGCTTATAGCAGAGCTCGGGCTAAATCTAATCGCGGTGGATTCCGGCTTTGCGATACACATCAAGAAGCCCTGGATAAACAAGGGCACCGGGATAGAGAAGGCCTGCGAGTTTTTGGGAATAAGCCCGAAAGAGGTTGCCCACGTAGGTGATGGGGAAAACGACCTCGATGCCTTCCGCGTCGTCGGTTACCGAGTTGCAATAGCTCAAGCACCTGAAAGCTTGAAGGAGAAAGCCGACTACGTTACGGAGAAGCCCTACGGTGACGGCGGTGCTGAGGCGGTAATGCACATCCTGAAGAAGTTCGGCTACCTCGGTGAGGAGAGCCTGGAAAAGTAA